Proteins encoded together in one Branchiostoma floridae strain S238N-H82 chromosome 18, Bfl_VNyyK, whole genome shotgun sequence window:
- the LOC118406193 gene encoding uncharacterized protein LOC118406193, giving the protein MGIKGSYAGQNLTLTVSIRKRTAFLVLQVIGFVLFCAYLFQVSSTHSSLNSSIQEYPEQPKKAPSWPGRREPLVIGLGDDMEQFEPLIMAVKNHQPLIPEALLEKMRRYRFDETRSGRKPRINTTDENNRAEMQTVFKLVQKYVSSPHALIRRLVRIDDSQMKQIIDVIKAYRSQPESWVKYLGTRFGLELKMVPKQESVDVSALQKLPHPPLYGRTVDDAMVPEYRVGSMKECTTERTRVAFPKLHKVAGDTIKGMLHRFGYERNLTFLLPKPFLSSCTYPWNLYPGTNYPPSDKKSFDILTYHTIYDSKKFSQIMPEDTVYLAILREPFSHFKSVWHFYDLSSEFGLVSKGTEGITMFLQDPERYDTRFYVENKSCRGKIQPVSLTRNPLSVDLGLPLELATLYKKNDTEKNEVAEMFIEKIESEFPLVMIMEHFDESLVLFKRMMCWSLKDILYKRRNSGKYLYKEEDVPDNLKQVHKQWSHVDYALYDHFYQVFQEKLEEGGQDLADEIEHFKKIQLRVSYFCDQLSHGSCNVGPKLTIQESKWDKGFYVDKDFCLRFDRELKCEYVLAAERQARVEEWPVTKKIKEIRIENEARAIIQKNCLFCERTQYGMCLSVDYLNYLATDEIISKERLKELRVKYYPKSYNLHCKGK; this is encoded by the exons ATGGG GATCAAAGGCAGCTACGCTGGACAGAACCTCACACTAACGGTGTCTATCAGAAAGAGAACGGCGTTCCTGGTTCTACAAGTGATCGGATTTGTCCTCTTCTGTGCCTACCTGTTCCAAGTCTCAAGTACACACAGCAG CCTAAACAGCAGTATCCAGGAGTATCCTGAACAACCAAAGAAAGCCCCATCGTGGCCCGGAAGAAGGGAACCCCTAGTGATCGGACTCGGTGACGACATGGAACAATTCGAACCCCTGATCATGGCCGTGAAAAACCACCAACCGTTAATCCCCGAAGCCCTGCTCGAAAAAATGAGACGCTACAGGTTTGACGAAACACGTTCGGGTAGGAAACCCAGGATAAACACCACCGACGAGAATAACCGTGCAGAAATGCAGACGGTTTTTAAACTAGTCCAGAAATACGTTTCCAGTCCGCATGCGTTAATAAGAAGGCTGGTAAGAATAGACGACAGtcaaatgaaacaaattatAGACGTTATAAAGGCCTATAGGAGTCAACCCGAGAGTTGGGTCAAGTACTTAGGGACTAGATTTGGCCTGGAGTTAAAGATGGTACCAAAacaagaaagtgttgatgtCAGTGCTTTGCAGAAGTTGCCTCATCCACCGTTATACGGTAGAACAGTTGATGATGCAATGGTACCAGAGTATAGAGTGGGTAGCATGAAAGAGTGCACTACAGAAAGGACACGAGTTGCGTTTCCTAAACTTCACAAAGTTGCAGGGGACACTATCAAAGGCATGCTTCACCGTTTTGGCTACGAAAGAAACTTAACGTTTTTGCTACCCAAACCCTTTCTGTCAAGTTGTACGTATCCGTGGAACTTGTACCCTGGCACGAATTACCCGCCTTCTGATAAGAAAAGCTTTGACATCCTAACCTACCATACGATTTATGACAGTAAAAAGTTTAGCCAAATTATGCCAGAGGATACGGTATATCTAGCGATACTGAGGGAACCCTTTAGTCATTTCAAATCTGTCTGGCATTTTTACGATTTGTCCAGTGAATTTGGCCTTGTGTCTAAGGGCACAGAAGGTATCACAATGTTCTTACAAGACCCTGAGAGATATGACACTAGGTTTTACGTTGAGAATAAGTCATGCAGAGGCAAGATACAACCCGTTTCTCTCACCCGTAACCCCCTATCAGTAGATCTAGGTCTTCCACTAGAGCTAGCAACTCTTTATAAAAAGAACGATACAGAGAAAAACGAAGTCGCAGAAATGTTCATCGAAAAGATTGAATCGGAGTTTCCTCTTGTAATGATCATGGAGCATTTCGACGAATCGTTGGTCCTCTTCAAACGTATGATGTGTTGGAGCTTAAAAGACATCCTCTACAAGCGTAGAAATTCTGGGAAATATCTATACAAGGAAGAAGACGTGCCTGACAATCTTAAACAGGTCCACAAACAATGGAGTCACGTGGATTACGCGCTGTACgatcatttctaccaagtgTTTCAAGAGAAACTCGAGGAGGGAGGACAAGACCTAGCGGATGAGATTGAACACTTTAAAAAGATACAGTTACGAGTGTCATATTTCTGTGATCAGTTGAGCCATGGGTCTTGTAATGTCGGGCCAAAACTTACCATTCAAGAAAGCAAGTGGGATAAGGGTTTTTACGTGGATAAGGACTTCTGTTTGCGTTTTGATAGAGAGTTGAAATGTGAATATGTCTTAGCAGCGGAAAGACAAGCAAGGGTAGAAGAATGGCCCGTCACGAAAAAAATCAAGGAGATCAGGATAGAGAACGAGGCTAGAGCGATCATACAGAAAAACTGCTTGTTCTGCGAAAGAACGCAATACGGCATGTGTCTTTCCGTAGACTATCTGAACTATCTGGCAACGGatgaaatcatttcaaaggAGAGACTGAAAGAGTTAAGAGTAAAATATTATCCTAAATCCTATAATCTTCACTGTAAAGGGAAATAG